One window of the Oncorhynchus mykiss isolate Arlee chromosome 5, USDA_OmykA_1.1, whole genome shotgun sequence genome contains the following:
- the LOC110523276 gene encoding uncharacterized protein LOC110523276 produces the protein MEDQRHRKSPTRWEDQAQTLRIMFLALVLSLLITVAIWTVTQGQPVLERQHGTDSTDNHSVPLRDLNNSHSSSSQRQAQDRSPANNSRSHIERRRRSMHPLDEHHSRNHEGNTWWSLLNYTVKTELMLGNTSCYVCSLFPHSAISPFLQYSVEVSIKDTLCALEVLLSNENTGGQPSLGRTLRDKCINGNLSSTKDLRGGFDCSHWCSRIILEPRSRVPEPIQVQPRRTPFRTCHCHNPSNISIPQLNESYLGMSTCVNYSVFPIGCSWKKGTCSSGYPIRLRVGHTIIDAETDNLSPHQFGSATFTDHY, from the coding sequence ATGGAGGACCAGAGACACCGGAAGTCACCGACTAGATGGGAGGATCAGGCCCAGACTCTACGCATAATGTTTCTTGCTCTGGTCTTGAGCCTTCTCATTACAGTTGCCATATGGACAGTGACTCAAGGACAACCGGTCCTGGAAAGACAACATGGTACGGACTCGACTGATAACCATTCAGTCCCACTGCGGGACCTAAATAACAGCCACTCCAGCTCGAGCCAACGGCAGGCTCAGGACAGGAGTCCAGCAAACAATAGCCGCTCCCATATCGAAAGAAGAAGAAGGTCAATGCATCCACTGGATGAGCATCACAGTAGGAATCACGAGGGAAACACTTGGTGGTCACTGCTTAACTATACAGTAAAGACTGAACTGATGTTAGGAAATACCTCCTGTTATGTATGTAGCTTGTTTCCACATTCAGCGATCTCCCCATTCTTACAATATTCAGTAGAGGTCAGCATTAAAGACACTCTATGTGCACTAGAGGTGCTCTTGTCCAATGAGAACACAGGGGGCCAACCTTCACTAGGTAGAACACTGAGGGATAAATGCATTAATGGTAATTTGTCATCAACAAAAGATTTACGGGGGGGATTTGATTGTTCACATTGGTGTAGTAGAATCATCTTAGAACCTAGATCCCGTGTACCAGAACCTATTCAAGTCCAACCCCGGCGAACCCCATTTAGGACCTGTCATTGTCACAATCCAAGCAATATTTCCATACCACAATTGAATGAATCCTATCTGGGAATGTCAACATGTGTCAATTATAGTGTTTTCCCAATAGGATGTAGCTGGAAGAAGGGAACATGCAGCTCTGGATACCCCATTAGACTGAGGGTGGGACACACCATTATTGATGCTGAAACTGACAATCTTTCTCCTCATCAATTTGGCTCGGCAACATTTACTGATCATTATTGA
- the LOC118964542 gene encoding neuropeptide FF receptor 2-like, whose translation MDELIAEFVRVQQAQQANVLPLTSRLNRFRCIVYPFKQKLTISTSTLIIIIIWVLAISIMCPSGVMLQVTKEQRVLILLGDGYNNTRPFYWCRENWPNQEMRKIYTTVLFANIYLAPLSLIVIMYARIGFTLFKTAIPSSGGCSGSGSSGGTKPSLDNNRQSKKKKRVIKMLLVVALLFILSWLPLWTLMMLSDYASLTASQHRIINIYVYPLAHWLAFFNSSVNPIIYGFFNENFRRGFQAAFKFQLCSAVMERQKTYSHLVA comes from the exons ATGGACGAGTTGATAGCTGAGTTCGTCCGGGTCCAACAAGCACAACAGGCG AATGTTCTCCCCCTCACCTCCCGTCTGAACAGGTTCCGCTGCATCGTATACCCCTTCAAGCAGAAGCTGACAATCTCCACCTCCAcactgatcatcatcatcatctgggtGCTGGCTATCTCCATAATGTGTCCCTCAGGGGTCATGCTCCAG GTGACCAAGGAGCAGCGTGTCCTTATCCTACTGGGGGACGGCTACAACAACACCCGCCCCTTCTACTGGTGCCGTGAGAACTGGCCCAATCAAGAGATGAGGAAGATCTACACCACCGTCCTATTCGCTAACATCTATCTAGCCCCATTATCACTCATTGTCATCATGTACGCCCGCATCGGATTCACCCTCTTTAAGACGGCCATACCCTCCTCCGGCGGGTGCAGTGGTAGTGGCAGCAGCGGTGGGACGAAACCCAGCCTGGACAACAACCGTCAgtcgaagaagaagaagagggtgaTCAAGATGCTGTTGGTAGTAGCGCTTCTCTTCATCCTGTCATGGCTCCCGCTGTGGACGCTGATGATGCTAAGCGACTACGCCAGCCTGACGGCAAGCCAGCACCGCATCATCAACATCTACGTGTACCCGCTGGCCCACTGGCTGGCCTTCTTCAACTCCTCCGTCAACCCCATCATCTACGGCTTCTTCAATGAGAACTTCCGACGGGGGTTCCAGGCCGCATTTAAATTCCAGCTGTGCTCCGCAGTCATGGAGCGGCAGAAGACCTACTCGCATCTGGTAGCCTAA